CGCCGAGCGCGGTGCGCGGCTGACGCCGCTGCGACGCCAGGTGCTGGAACTGGTCTGGCGCAGCCATGAGCCGATCGGCGCCTATGACGTGCTGGCGAAGCTGCAGCGCGAGGATACCGCTGGCGAGGATGGCCGCCCGGCGGCGCCGCCCACGGTCTATCGCGCGCTGGATTTCCTGCTGAAGCACCGGCTGGTGCATCGCATCGAATCGATGAATGCCTATGTCGGCTGCCCGCATCCGGACAGCGAGCATAGCGGCCAGTTCCTGATCTGCCGCCAGTGTGGCAATGCGGCGGAGATCGACGACCCGGCGATCCGCCGCGCCATCGGGGAACATGCCCGCAAGATCGGCTTCACCATCGAGCACATCACCGTCGAGGTTGCCGGCCTGTGCCCGAAATGCAGTGCCCAGCATGCCGACTGACGTTGCCGCAACGACCGCCCCTGCCCTGATCGAGGCCAGCAACCTCAGCGTCCGGCGCGGCGCGGTACCGGTTCTGGACCATATCGACCTTGCCCTTCAGGCAGGCGAGATCGTCTGCATCATCGGCCCCAACGGTTCCGGCAAGACGACGCTGCTGCGGGCCCTGCTGGGGCTGATCCCCGCACAGGACGGCACTGTCACCCGGCGTCCCGGCCTGCGGGTCGGCTACATGCCGCAACGGCTTGCCATCGACCCGACGCTGCCGATCACGCTGGACCGGTTTCTGGGATTGTCGCGCAATGGCGGCAGTGCCGCGCGCCGGCAGGCGATGCAGGAGACCGGCATCGCGCATCTGGCCGACCGGCCGATGCAGGGCCTGTCCGGTGGCGAGACGCAGCGCGCCCTGCTAGCCCGTGCCCTGCTGAACCAGCCGGATATACTGATGCTGGACGAACCGGCGCAGGGCGTTGACGTGAACGGCCAGGTCGAGCTGTACGAGTTGATCGGCCGCATCCGGCGCGAACGCGGCTGTGCCGTGCTGATGGTATCGCACGACCTGCACCTCGTCATGGCGGCGACCGACCGGGTGATCTGCCTGAACGGCCATATCTGCTGTACCGGCCATCCCGAGGATGTCAGCCGCGACCCGGCCTATTTGTCGCTGTTCGGGCCGCGCGCCGCGCGGGCGCTGGCGGTCTATCAGCATCATCACGACCACCACCACACGCCGGGCGGCGGCGTGGTGCCGCTGCACGAGGACAGCACCCTGGAGAATTCCGGGGAGAATGCTGGGGAGAATGCCGGCTGCACCCATCCCCATCACGGGCACCATCACTACCATCATGGATGAGTTCTTCCTGCGCGCCCTGCTGGGCGGCCTTGGCGTGGCGGCGCTTGCCGGCCCACTTGGTTCCTTCATCGTCTGGCGGCGTATGGCCTTCTTCGGCGACACGCTGGCGCATTCGGCGCTGCTGGGTGTGGCGCTGGGCTTCGTACTGGGCATCGACCTGACGCTGGGCATCTTCGCCAGCTGCATCGCCATCGCCTTGCTGCTGCCGGTCTGGCAGCGCCAGCAGAAGCTGCCCGGCGATACGCTGCTGGGCATCCTGTCGCACACCGCGCTGTCGCTCGGCCTCGTCACCATCGCCTTCCTCAGCACGCTGCGTGTCGATCTGCTGGGCTATCTGTTCGGCGATATCCTGGCCGTCGGCTGGCGCGATGTGGCGATGATCTATGCCGGCGGCGCCGTGGTCCTGGGGCTGATGGTCTGGCTGTGGCGCCCGCTGCTGTCGATGACGGTGCATGAGGAGATGGCGCGCGTCGAGGGTGTGCCAGTGGAGCGCGTGAAGCTGGGCTTCGTGCTGCTGCTGGCGATCACCGTGGCGATTGCCATGAAGATCATCGGCATGCTGCTCATCACCTCGCTGCTGATCATCCCGGCGGCGGCGGCCCGCTCCTTCGCCCGCACGCCGGAGAGCATGGCGCTCTATGCCAGCCTGACCGGCATGCTTGCCGTGGTGCTGGGGCTGACCGCGTCGCTGCGCTTCGACCTGCCGACCGGTCCGGCGATTGTGGTCGCGGCGGCCAGCCTGTTCGTGCTGTCACTGCTGATCCCGGCGATCCGCGGCGGCCTGCCGGCGAAAGGCTGAGCCATGCGCATCACAGTCCTCGGCGCCGGTATCATCGGCATCACCACCGCCTACCGGCTGGCGCGCGACGGGCACCGGGTCACCGTCATCGACCGGCAGCCCGGACCGGCGCTGGAGGCCAGCTTCGCCAACGCCGCGCAGATCGCCGCAGCACTCTCCGGCCCCTGGGCTGCGCCCGGCGTTCCCGGCCAGATCCTGCACTGGATGCGGCGCACCGACAGCCCGATGCGGTTCCGCCTGAAGGCCGACCCAGCGCAATGGCTCTGGAGCCTACGCTTCCTCGCCGAATGCCGGCGGGACCGGTTCGAGACCACCTTCCGCCGCATGCTGGACTTCGGCCGGTACAGCCAGCGGATGCTGGCCGGCGTGAAACAGGAGACCGGTCTTGCCTACGACCAGCTGGAAAAGGGCATCTTGAAGCTCTGCACCACGCCGGAAACTGTTGCTGAACTTGCAGATTTCGAGGCGATCCTGCGGCGCTCTGACATTCCGGCGCAGCGCATACCGATTGACGAAGCCATCGCCCTGGAACCGGCGCTGGAAGCCTCCCACGACCGGCTGGCCGCCTGCCTGCATCTGCCGACCGACGAGACCGGCGACGCGCATCTGTTCG
This sequence is a window from Oceanibaculum indicum P24. Protein-coding genes within it:
- a CDS encoding Fur family transcriptional regulator — protein: MTELKSMIAGAGTGAGGETPAAFPSERHDHAHCVDQALSAAEEICAERGARLTPLRRQVLELVWRSHEPIGAYDVLAKLQREDTAGEDGRPAAPPTVYRALDFLLKHRLVHRIESMNAYVGCPHPDSEHSGQFLICRQCGNAAEIDDPAIRRAIGEHARKIGFTIEHITVEVAGLCPKCSAQHAD
- the znuC gene encoding zinc ABC transporter ATP-binding protein ZnuC, with the protein product MPTDVAATTAPALIEASNLSVRRGAVPVLDHIDLALQAGEIVCIIGPNGSGKTTLLRALLGLIPAQDGTVTRRPGLRVGYMPQRLAIDPTLPITLDRFLGLSRNGGSAARRQAMQETGIAHLADRPMQGLSGGETQRALLARALLNQPDILMLDEPAQGVDVNGQVELYELIGRIRRERGCAVLMVSHDLHLVMAATDRVICLNGHICCTGHPEDVSRDPAYLSLFGPRAARALAVYQHHHDHHHTPGGGVVPLHEDSTLENSGENAGENAGCTHPHHGHHHYHHG
- a CDS encoding iron chelate uptake ABC transporter family permease subunit; this encodes MPAAPIPITGTITTIMDEFFLRALLGGLGVAALAGPLGSFIVWRRMAFFGDTLAHSALLGVALGFVLGIDLTLGIFASCIAIALLLPVWQRQQKLPGDTLLGILSHTALSLGLVTIAFLSTLRVDLLGYLFGDILAVGWRDVAMIYAGGAVVLGLMVWLWRPLLSMTVHEEMARVEGVPVERVKLGFVLLLAITVAIAMKIIGMLLITSLLIIPAAAARSFARTPESMALYASLTGMLAVVLGLTASLRFDLPTGPAIVVAAASLFVLSLLIPAIRGGLPAKG